The Vicia villosa cultivar HV-30 ecotype Madison, WI linkage group LG1, Vvil1.0, whole genome shotgun sequence genome includes a region encoding these proteins:
- the LOC131645086 gene encoding uncharacterized protein LOC131645086, with the protein MKEEESTVKMEWLSSIDSTTLSHSELHALSLSSLSSFDLKSTREVITPKIDPSTFNHSAGSHRQTYSRPRRLCRVAPPLVPTPALPADHRIIVDYLKQFIRDDPKFDTVELLPPTIPSPPVLFGGEVFNGEVRKRKRGRKPKVKMHLNERGMGIVNKNGVAIDLAALFNVEHPFAAELARRTEGMNSEEELLGFLSDLVGQWGSRRRKRRIVDAADFGDVLPLDWKLLLSLKRKDGRAWIYCRRYISPSGQQFVSCKEVSSYLQSRFGPSDLQLQISNKSENILQEQRVTTDNSAGVPREEQDQRQIVATNSDVSGMSVSNERLKEVSLLETENLADVQIHDLFECHKCSMTFDEKDAYLQHLLSIHQRTTKRYRVGASVSDGVIIKDGKFECQFCHKVFLEKRRYNSHVGIHVRNYVRRAENLPSQPNVMSTDKSPVTDEMPSRISKMDALVEIAQNSIMEDSVIEPDCSSKLNTVPVSEIVVGDLDGNIKVESPINEQQMDESLIGTNVVHCSNQQGSPRLPMDGIVEKTDYNNQVVDAKMYSFQDNMGLLSVNKNNVDAPDTSKGKGDVPLTVEGFDHSGINLQGVSQSLLFPSSGNHMKPEKSENSGCTNTQGDLKLDEDNTTKSDLKIGLDSCKDAPGVANVQVTAIPTSKENVVQSRVSNTSISPEQSLYSFSAFSSDKGFQELRLEDIGSLEYDFASVQGSLDVSAELANHLVVQGTCASSAQSASQEVMLNVDDNNLLTTACVWCGIEFNHDAVNSEIQSDSVGFMCPVCKAKISGQINMLDSGSPNAGHL; encoded by the exons atgaaggaagaAGAATCAACGGTGAAGATGGAGTGGTTATCTTCCATTGATTCAACCACTCTCTCACATTCTGAACTCCACGCGCTTTCTCTCTCTTCACTCTCTTCCTTCGACCTAAAATCCACGCGCGAAGTCATCACTCCCAAAATCGATCCCTCCACCTTCAACCACAGTGCCGGTTCCCACCGTCAAACCTACTCCCGACCTCGCCGTCTATGTCGCGTCGCGCCGCCGCTTGTTCCTACTCCCGCTCTCCCCGCCGACCACCGCATCATCGTCGATTACCTCAAGCAGTTTATCAGAGACGATCCGAAGTTCGACACGGTGGAGCTTCTTCCGCCGACAATTCCTTCGCCGCCGGTTTTGTTTGGCGGTGAAGTGTTTAATGGTGAagtgaggaagaggaagagagggaggAAACCGAAAGTGAAGATGCATTTGAATGAGAGAGGGATGGGGATTGTGAATAAGAATGGCGTTGCGATTGATCTTGCTGCGTTGTTTAATGTGGAGCATCCGTTTGCGGCGGAGCTGGCGAGACGGACGGAGGGGATGAATAGTGAGGAAGAGCTGTTAGGGTTTTTGAGTGATTTGGTTGGGCAATGGGGGAGCAGGAGGAGGAAGAGGAGGATCGTTGATGCTGCCGATTTCGGAGACGTGTTGCCTCTTGATTGGAAGCTTCTTCTTAGTTTGAAGAGAAAAGATGGTCGTGCTTGGATCTATTGCCGCAGATATATAAG CCCTAGTGGACAGCAGTTTGTGTCTTGCAAAGAAGTTTCTTCCTATTTGCAGTCTCGCTTTGGCCCCTCTGATTTACAGTTACAAATCAGTAACAAGAGTGAAAACATACTTCAGGAACAGAGAGTTACTACTGATAAT TCTGCAGGTGTTCCTCGCGAAGAGCAGGATCAACGGCAGATTGTTGCCACTAACTCTGATGTGTCTGGTATGTCAGTCTCTAATGAACGATTGAAAGAAGTGTCCTTGTTGGAGACAGAGAACCTTGCAGATGTGCAAATACATGATCTGTTTGAATGTCACAAGTGCAGCATGACCTTTGATGAGAAGGATGCGTATTTGCAGCACCTGTTGTCTATTCATCAAAGGACAACGAAACGGTATCGAGTTGGTGCATCTGTTTCAGATGGAGTTATAATTAAAGATGGGAAATTTGAGTGCCAGTTCTGTCATAAAGTGTTTTTGGAAAAGCGTCGCTACAATAGTCATGTTGGGATACATGTTAGGAATTATGTGAGGAGAGCTGAAAATTTACCAAGTCAGCCCAATGTCATGAGCACAGACAAGTCTCCAGTCACGGATGAGATGCCCTCTAGAATCTCTAAGATGGATGCCCTCGTCGAGATTGCTCAAAACTCTATTATGGAGGATTCTGTCATTGAACCAGATTGTTCTTCTAAACTAAATACAGTCCCTGTTTCAGAAATTGTGGTTGGTGACTTAGATGGAAACATAAAAGTCGAGTCTCCGATCAATGAACAACAAATGGATGAGAGCTTGATTGGTACAAATGTAGTTCACTGTTCAAATCAGCAAGGTAGTCCTCGTTTACCCATGGATGGAATAGTAGAGAAAACTGACTACAATAACCAAGTTGTTGATGCAAAGATGTATAGTTTTCAAGATAACATGGGCTTGTTATCTGTAAATAAGAATAATGTTGATGCACCTGATACTTCTAAAGGAAAAGGTGATGTTCCGCTGACTGTTGAGGGGTTTGATCATTCTGGGATTAATCTGCAAGGAGTTTCTCAAAGCCTGCTGTTTCCTTCATCTGGCAATCACATGAAACCCGAGAAGAGTGAAAATTCTGGTTGCACCAATACCCAAGGGGATCTTAAACTTGATGAAGACAATACTACTAAGAGTGACTTGAAAATTGGTTTAGATAGCTGCAAGGATGCACCTGGTGTTGCTAATGTTCAAGTGACAGCAATTCCAACTTCTAAAGAAAATGTGGTCCAATCTAGGGTTTCTAACACCTCTATATCCCCAgaacaatctttgtattctttttCTGCTTTCAGCTCAGACAAG GGGTTCCAGGAATTGAGGTTAGAAGATATAGGTTCTCTCGAGTATGATTTTGCAAGTGTTCAAGGCTCTCTTGACGTGTCAGCTGAATTAGCAAATCACCTAGTGGTGCAAGGGACATGTGCATCCTCAGCTCAGTCTGCGTCACAAGAAGTTATGTTAAATGTGGATGACAATAATCTACTCACAACCGCATGTGTATGGTGCGGAATAGAGTTTAACCATGACGCTGTTAATTCTGAAATACAATCGGATTCTGTTGGATTCATGTGTCCAGTTTGCAAGGCAAAAATATCTGGTCAAATCAATATGTTGGATAGCGGTTCACCAAATGCTGGCCATCTTTAG
- the LOC131645087 gene encoding metacaspase-1-like — MNDKSKAKQSKNSVASSTSYHNFFSSKHTMEKKLVCSGCKRECIVPTKTTTYRCYICSGVNKLVSGYKQSRENSSGAKSVNQKQLDRASRIVPRENSLGAKLVNLKKLDRASSIGSGYSSSSFSSTIIGNKRAVLCGVSYSRRSRYRLEGTINDVVNMKSLLVDTFAFPTQSIHVLTEEQKDPNFTPTRKNIMESLKWLVKDCESGDSLVFYFSGHGMQQPAHDNDEIDGLDETICPVDFIRSGMITDNEINSTIVGPLKDGVKLHAFIDACHSGTTLDLMHVYKKHIGNWKWMDNNPNNTESVTKSTKGGMAICISACEDYQIAADTAAFGGKQMNGVMTYLLTKIIRDHSGITYAGLLEKLHEEIPNIRQNKHFNRLLKRIFRSKIDQDPLLSSSAIFDVNTRISL, encoded by the exons ATGAATGATAAATCAAAAGCCAAACAAAGCAAAAACAGTGTTGCTTCATCTACAAGTTACCATAACTTCTTTAGTTCAAAGCATACCATGGAAAAAAAACTTGTCTGCAGCGGTTGCAAACGAGAGTGTATTGTACCAACAAAAACAACTACATACCGATGCTACATCTGCAGCGGCGTTAACAAATTGGTTTCAGGTTATAAGCAATCAAGAGAAAACAGTTCAGGAGCGAAATCAGTCAACCAGAAGCAACTAGACCGTGCTAGCCGAATTGTACCAAGAGAAAACAGTTTAGGAGCCAAATTAGTCAACCTGAAGAAACTAGACCGTGCGAGCAGTATTGGATCAGGTTATTCATCGTCTTCGTTTTCCTCAACTATAATCGGTAACAAACGCGCGGTTCTCTGTGGAGTTTCTTATAGCAGAAGAAGTCGATATAGGCTCGAGGGAACCATTAATGATGTTGTTAACATGAAATCTCTACTGGTTGATACTTTTGCATTCCCGACTCAATCCATACATGTCCTCACAG AAGAGCAAAAGGATCCAAATTTCACTCCGACGAGGAAGAATATAATGGAATCCTTAAAATGGCTGGTGAAAGACTGCGAATCAGGAGACTCGTTGGTGTTCTACTTCTCCGGACACGGTATGCAACAACCGGCGCATGATAATGATGAAATTGATGGACTTGATGAAACTATTTGCCCTGTTGATTTTATTAGATCAGGAATGATCACTGATAATGAAATCAACTCTACTATTGTTGGACCACTCAAGGATGGTGTTAAACTTCATGCTTTTATCGATGCTTGTCATAGCGGAACTACGCTCGATCTCATGCATGTTTATAAAAAACATAT TGGAAATTGGAAATGGATGGATAACAATCCCAATAACACAGAATCTGTTACTAAATCTACAAAAGGCGGAATGGCCATTTGCATCAGTGCTTGTGAAGATTATCAGATAGCTGCCGATACTGCG GCTTTTGGAGGAAAACAGATGAACGGTGTTATGACCTATCTTTTAACAAAAATAATCAGAGACCATTCTGGAATTACATATGCCGGTTTGCTAGAAAAACTGCACGAAGAAATTCCAAATATTCGGCAAAACAAACATTTTAACAGGCTCTTGAAACGTATTTTTCGAAGTAAAATTGATCAG GACCCTCTTTTATCATCATCGGCGATATTTGACGTTAATACGAGAATATCACTTTGA
- the LOC131598554 gene encoding uncharacterized protein LOC131598554, protein MKNMMWNSVYQQNQDNDIAMYTSTKQELLNVELQSIISANHGLKDGDEGKVKEKTLINNSPGSLSGNGNGSVYISLYNYNYSIQYPATTYGTPVRPYYPSLRPPSVFSNKRAVLFGIGYANTAAPRKLRGSANNAKCMKQFLIDKLGFPSSSVYMFTDDSEEKNTIPTKSNMRMAMKWLVEGCKPGDSLVFYFCGHGSRVRDRNRDEADGYDEAICPVDYEHEGMILDDEINATIVKPLPHGAKLHALVDASFSGTILDLPFACKTNWFGSYGWKDQRNRRSRYKGTRGGLAVCISACDDDGNAASKSALTYSFLQVMQDVPKLTYGRLLNAMLFTIHWAKAGKYELKGQDLARNTWQQQYTHEPQLSSSEKFDGHTSSTQSHHQHISQFPKQSIPGKMATRRGRCIQCGRDIQLEVHRYANFMAMMCSACNSQIFSQQPNYPFVNNNSNFLPPPAAYGRRPSWRRILMGPQAPMTPPSPYGNKRAVLFGINYGKDSLNDVHSMKYFLTEKLGFPTDCIRMLTDEPGERNPTRIPTKYNMRMAMKWLVEGCQAGDSLVLHYSRHGSRQVDHIIDETICPVDYEREGKIHDDEINATIVSPLPYGAKLHAVTDTCFSGTVLDLPFMCRMNSKGYCQWKDHRSHRAGYKGTRGGLAVFISAYDDDDGSAADTSASSDMESAGTLTYSFIQAMQEAMQLERKLTYGQLLNAMRSSIRGAREDMFGPNEQQHVMDDRQQCGRDPQLSSSEKFNIYSEIIAI, encoded by the exons ATGAAAAACATGATGTGGAATAGCGTTTATCAGCAAAACCAAGATAATGATATTGCTATGTACACTAGCACAAAACAAGAGTTGCTTAATGTGGAACTGCAGTCTATTATATCCGCTAATCACGGATTAAAGGATGGTGATGAAggaaaagtcaaagaaaaaacATTGATTAACAATTCACCTGGGAGCCTTTCAGGAAATGGAAATGGATCAGTTTACATTAGTCTCTACAACTACAATTACAGCATACAATATCCTGCTACTACGTATGGAACACCGGTTCGTCCCTATTATCCTTCATTGAGGCCTCCTTCTGTATTTAGTAACAAGAGGGCTGTGTTATTTGGAATCGGTTATGCTAACACAGCGGCTCCGAGGAAGCTTAGAGGTTCTGCGAACAATGCTAAGTGCATGAAACAATTTCTGATTGACAAGTTGGGATTTCCGAGCAGTTCCGTTTACATGTTCACAG atgaTTCAGAGGAGAAAAACACAATCCCGACAAAAAGTAACATGCGAATGGCGATGAAGTGGTTGGTCGAGGGCTGCAAACCAGGGGACTCGTTGGTGTTTTACTTCTGTGGACACGGATCAAGGGTTAGAGATCGTAATAGAGATGAGGCTGACGGGTACGATGAAGCGATATGTCCAGTTGATTATGAGCATGAAGGGATGATACTCGACGACGAAATAAATGCTACAATTGTTAAGCCTCTACCTCATGGTGCCAAACTTCACGCCCTTGTCGATGCATCCTTTAGCGGGACAATTCTTGACTTACCGTTTGCGTGCAAGACGAACTG GTTTGGTTCTTATGGATGGAAAGATCAAAGAAACCGGAGATCTCGCTACAAAGGCACAAGAGGAGGGCTAGCAGTTTGTATTTCAGCCTGCGACGACGATGGAAATGCAGCAAGCAAATCG GCCTTGACTTACAGTTTCCTCCAAGTCATGCAAGACGTACCGAAATTGACATACGGCCGCTTGCTCAACGCGATGCTCTTTACAATCCATTGGGCTAAAGCCGGAAAGTATGAGCTAAAAGGCCAAGATCTTGCCAGGAACACTTGGCAACAACAGTATACTCAT GAGCCGCAACTTTCGTCTTCCGAGAAGTTCGAT GGTCACACATCTTCAACTCAATCTCATCATCAACACATTTCTCAGTTTCCTAAACAAAGCATTCCCGGAAAGATGGCAACCAGAAGAGGAAGATGCATTCAGTGTGGAAGAGATATACAACTAGAAGTGCATCGCTATGCCAATTTCATGGCCATGATGTGTTCTGCTTGCAACTCTCAAATTTTCTCCCAGCAACCTAATTACCCTTTTGTTAATAACAACAGCAACTTTCTTCCTCCTCCGGCCGCCTATGGGAGACGTCCGTCTTGGCGACGAATACTGATGGGCCCACAAGCTCCAATGACACCACCTTCTCCATATGGTAACAAGAGGGCTGTCTTATTTGGTATTAACTATGGTAAAGATTCTCTCAATGATGTTCACAGCATGAAGTACTTTCTAACTGAAAAGTTAGGTTTTCCTACTGATTGCATTCGCATGCTCACAG ATGAACCAGGGGAGAGAAACCCGACGAGAATTCCAACAAAATATAACATGCGAATGGCAATGAAGTGGTTGGTTGAAGGCTGCCAAGCAGGGGACTCATTGGTGCTTCACTACTCGCGACATGGATCAAGGCAAGTGGACCATATTATAGATGAAACTATATGCCCTGTTGATTATGAGCGCGAAGGGAAGATTCATGATGACGAAATCAATGCTACAATTGTTAGTCCTCTACCTTATGGTGCCAAACTTCATGCTGTCACTGATACATGCTTTAGTGGCACAGTTCTTGATTTACCATTCATGTGCAGGATGAACAG TAAAGGTTATTGTCAATGGAAAGATCATAGAAGCCACAGAGCTGGTTACAAAGGCACAAGAGGTGGGCTAGCAGTTTTCATTTCcgcttatgatgatgatgatggaagtgCAGCAGACACATCG GCCTCTAGTGACATGGAAAGTGCTGGTACATTGACTTATAGTTTCATACAAGCCATGCAAGAAGCCATGCAACTTGAACGCAAACTGACTTACGGTCAACTTCTCAATGCCATGCGTTCTTCAATTCGTGGCGCTAGAGAAGACATGTTTGGCCCGAATGAGCAACAGCATGTCATGGACGATCGGCAGCAGTGTGGTCGT GATCCACAACTGTCATCTTCTGAGAAATTCAATATTTATTCAGAGATTATTGCAATATGA
- the LOC131598560 gene encoding uncharacterized protein LOC131598560 produces MGGWNNDVWSWGDFGINVNLLNSELTNSIVSLRSILSEAEIGVLEDDKVVWYGEPGGIFSVASCYHFYANFCIPYGHPNRDEAVLGKIWKIGAPYKIKAFSWRLILNRLPTKDLLRSRGISLPLTSLNCVFCDIEAESRNHSFFSCKVMKIIWDDIAFWIGKLFVLEEELFGNFMDWFLFCKSKKVKEEKCGIFWLAITWSIWLTRNGVCFRSDGWNVHNTVCNVKNLAWRWESLGDITKPNFSFYEFTKDPLGFLS; encoded by the coding sequence ATGGGTGGGTGGAATAATGATGTTTGGAGTTGGGGAGATTTTGGTATTAATGTTAATTTGTTGAATTCGGAGCTCACTAATTCCATAGTCTCTCTTCGTTCTATTTTATCGGAAGCGGAGATTGGGGTTCTTGAGGATGATAAGGTTGTTTGGTATGGGGAACCGGGTGGGATATTTTCGGTAGCTTCTTGTTACCATTTTTACGCAAATTTCTGCATACCTTACGGCCATCCTAATAGGGATGAAGCGGTGTTGGGAAAGATATGGAAGATTGGAGCGCCTTATAAAATCAAGGCTTTTAGTTGGAGACTCATTTTGAATAGACTTCCTACTAAGGACCTTTTAAGATCTAGAGGTATTTCTCTTCCTTTAACATCTTTAAATTGTGTCTTTTGTGATATTGAGGCAGAAAGTAGGAATCACTCTTTTTTCTCTTGCAAAGTAATGAAGATTATTTGGGATGACATCGCTTTTTGGATAGGTAAACTATTTGTTTTAGAGGAGGAGTTGTTCGGGAATTTCATGGATTGGTTTTTATTTTGTAAGAGCAAGAAGGTTAAGGAGGAGAAATGTGGGATTTTTTGGTTGGCAATTACTTGGTCCATATGGTTAACCCGGAACGGAGTTTGTTTTAGAAGTGACGGATGGAATGTTCATAATACGGTTTGTAATGTAAAGAATTTAGCGTGGAGATGGGAGTCATTGGGAGACATTACAAAACCCAATTTTAGCTTTTACGAATTTACTAAGGACCCATTGGGTTTTCTTTCGTAA
- the LOC131598567 gene encoding uncharacterized protein LOC131598567: protein MFGKINLEVEENVKAINFRNECLEVEGVDNIPAIVLDRNEANGRFWLNLRIKENMIVQKSKVKWLKDGDCNSSFFHKAMKEKRRHNHIGPLLSSGSLFETVGEVKEEVWRHFLDKFSESESIRRALEGMSFKSISMEEQMGLEYPFLESEIKEAIWDCGISKSLGPDGYSFLFIKNCWSFIKEDFIRFFNNFHFGEVLSKAVISSFLALNPKSSNLISLDDYRPICLVGCMYKAISNLLAGRLKKVLNSIISPCQTAFVSGRQLLDGILVANEVVDFAHKEGRNCLLFKVDFEKAYDNVNWNFLKIM, encoded by the coding sequence ATGTTTGGCAAGATTAATTTGGAGGTGGAGGAGAATGTGAAGGCGATTAATTTTAGGAACGAGTGTTTGGAAGTTGAAGGGGTGGATAATATTCCCGCCATCGTGTTAGATAGGAATGAGGCAAATGGTAgattttggttgaatttgagaattAAAGAGAATATGATTGTTCAAAAATCTAAAGTCAAATGGTTGAAAGATGGGGATTGTAATAGTAGTTTCTTTCACAAGGCTATGAAGGAGAAACGAAGGCATAATCACATTGGTCCGCTTTTGTCATCGGGCTCTTTATTTGAGACGGTGGGGGAGGTGAAGGAAGAGGTGTGGCGCCATTTTTTGGATAAATTTTCGGAATCGGAGAGTATTAGGAGGGCGTTGGAGGGAATGTCTTTCAAGAGTATTAGTATGGAGGAGCAAATGGGGCTTGAGTATCCCTTTCTAGAGTCGGAAATTAAAGAGGCAATTTGGGATTGTGGGATCTCCAAGAGTCTGGGTCCGGATGGTTACTCTTTTTTGTTCATTAAAAATTGTTGGAGTTTTATCAAAGAGGACTTTATTCGTTTTTTCAATAACTTTCATTTCGGGGAGGTATTGTCTAAAGCGGTAATTTCTTCTTTTTTGGCTTTAAATCCGAAATCTTCTAATCTGATTTctttggatgattatagaccTATTTGTTTAGTAGGTTGCATGTACAAAGCTATTTCAAATTTATTGGCGGGAAgattaaaaaaagttttgaacTCCATTATCTCTCCGTGTCAAACCGCGTTTGTGTCGGGGCGTCAATTACTTGATGGGATTTTAGTggccaatgaagttgttgatttTGCACATAAGGAGGGAAGGAATTGTCTTTTATTCAAAGTGGATTTCGAGAAGGCTTATGATAATGTGAATTGGAATTTTCTAAAAATTATGTAG
- the LOC131645089 gene encoding metacaspase-1-like, with protein MATRRGRCCQCGRAIQVEAYGYANSMAMMCSGCRSQGFSQQPNCPFVNNNSNSPPPPAAYGRRPSWPHTLMGPQAPMTPPSPYGNKRAVLFGISYGNSATSLKGSLNDVHSMKYFLTQKLGFPTDCVRMLTDEPGERNPMRIPTKYNMRMAMKWLVEGCQAGDSLVLHFSGHGSRQVDHGMDEVDGYDEAICPVDYEREGKILDDEINATIVRPLPYGAKLHAVTDTCFSGTVLDLPFMCRMNRKGYYGWEDHRSHRAGYKGTRGGLAVCISACDDDGSAADTSAFSGMESAGALTYSFIQAMQVERKLTYGQLLNAMRSSIRGAREGMFGPNQQQHVMETRQTYAHDPQLSSSEKFDIYSKTIAI; from the exons ATGGCAACCAGAAGAGGAAGATGCTGTCAGTGTGGAAGGGCTATACAAGTAGAAGCCTATGGCTatgccaattccatggccatgatgTGTTCTGGTTGCCGCTCTCAAGGTTTCTCCCAGCAACCTAATTGCCCTTTtgtcaacaacaacagcaactcACCTCCTCCTCCGGCCGCCTATGGGCGACGTCCGTCTTGGCCACATACACTGATGGGCCCACAAGCTCCAATGACACCTCCTTCTCCATATGGTAACAAAAGGGCTGTGTTATTTGGGATTAGCTATGGTAATAGTGCTACCAGCCTTAAGGGTTCTCTCAATGATGTGCACAGCATGAAGTACTTTCTCACACAAAAGTTAGGTTTTCCTACTGATTGCGTTCGCATGCTCACAG ATGAACCAGGGGAGAGAAACCCGATGAGAATCCCAACAAAGTATAACATGCGAATGGCAATGAAGTGGTTGGTTGAAGGCTGCCAAGCAGGGGACTCGTTGGTGCTTCACTTCTCAGGTCATGGATCAAGGCAAGTGGACCATGGCATGGATGAGGTTGATGGCTATGACGAAGCTATATGCCCTGTTGATTATGAGCGTGAAGGGAAGATTCTTGACGATGAAATCAATGCTACAATTGTTAGGCCTTTACCTTATGGTGCCAAACTTCATGCTGTCACTGATACATGCTTTAGTGGCACAGTTCTTGATTTACCATTCATGTGCAGGATGAACAG AAAAGGTTACTATGGATGGGAAGATCATAGAAGCCACAGAGCTGGTTACAAAGGCACAAGAGGTGGGCTAGCAGTTTGCATTTCCGCTTGTGATGATGATGGAAGTGCAGCCGACACATCG GCATTTAGTGGAATGGAAAGTGCTGGCGCATTGACTTACAGTTTCATCCAAGCCATGCAAGTCGAACGCAAACTGACTTACGGTCAACTTCTTAACGCCATGCGTTCTTCGATTCGTGGCGCTAGAGAAGGAATGTTTGGCCCGAATCAGCAACAGCATGTCATGGAAACTCGACAGACGTATGCT